attctGTTAATGTCTGGCTAAGTGCTTTGGTTATTTTACAGCTCaagttattttgtatttaaaggtTTGGAAGGTGgaattaattttgttttgtgctactaagtaattattttattgactgCTACACTTTTCTGAATATGGAACAGAGTATAGAAATACAGCATATAGAATATATTcaacaaaatatagaaattaaacaacataacatttatagtttgtgtagaggaATGACAGCAAAAAAGCAGTGACAAATATAAAGGGGAAACCATTACGTCTGCATTAAAGCACGTCTTCCACAAAATGTAAGTCACCAGGCTTtggaaaatattattttacctTCCGTGTTGAGATATGTTACCTCGGAAAACTGCCAAATCGGTTTTGATTGACACTCTGCTCTTATGTTACCATAGGGTCCAGACAACAGAGGCTTACAGGCAGTTAATATTGAATGAGGCTGAACTTGGAGGTGGGGTGGGTGTGGGATACGCACTCTTGAGTAGTTAGTTTGCCTTGAGCTGCTGTTGTTAAGGTTCAGTCTACAAGAGGCAACTGTTGCTAAGGGTAACCGGTGATTGTTTACATTGGTCCACTGGGTGCTGCAGAGTGGCAGACTGTGGCTGGTTTCAGAGGGCTAAATTGCTGACAGACCATGTGATTTCACCTCTGTCGAGTCTGTCCTTCAGTCTGTGGGTTAGCTGCTTGTCTGGGCCTTGCAGTCGCACTACAAGGTTGAGCGCACATGGCAGAAGAAGAACAGGCCGAGTAGGTTTCCATGGAGTCTGGCTGTCCATGTGTGTGACGCTGGAGTTGCAGGTAAAACCGATGGCTTCTAAATGTAGCAACAATAAGGTCATAGTTCAGCTCCTGTCTAGTCATACAAAGTGCCTTTATATTGAGATGgcacattttcttcctctgacgtcattaacttttaacttttactgGCAGACTGGGGTTCGAGTCCAAAGGGGCAATGTTGATggtttatttttacacacacatacacactcaccgTGTGTATGAGGGGCTAAGATTTGTATAGCATTCTGTATGGTTTACTTTTTTAGGGTTTAGGCTGCTTTCCAAGTTTATTGcggattagaaactgaaatgcgCATGATGTTGAATCGGGTTACAAACACAACGGAAGCTTGGTTTTGAAGTGAAACATGTCCAAATGAGTTAAGtagctttgcaatttgtcttgGCAAACTATGAAATCTATGCATTACATATACTGTgagaaaacatttaatcaatTACTCACTGCTGGAACAAGTGCAGAACACAATGACAAACTAGGTGGGCATGAATTTCTGTACCAAAGCTATCCAGACATTTATGACGGCTCACCTACTAAATGTTGACATATGTCACTAGGTAAGTTAAAACTTTGGCCTGCAATCAGAGGAAACATCCTGCAGGGACCACGAATGtctgtaaaacatttcattgcaaCTTAAACAAGTGGCGGGCCTACAAACTGACAGCCTGACATGCTGTAGCCATCTCTAGAGCCACAATGTTGGCGTgactaatgaaaataatcccaCGTGGATATACCAAACATGTTTGATTGTACTAGAGAAGGTCAAATTCTTCTTACTTTCCTCTCATACTCCACTTGATCTTCAGTGTACTCACCACCGATCTGTGCCAGCAGCACGTCATGTCATCTGAGAGCTGGGTGGAGCCCCGCAGTGAGGGCCAGACAGAGGAGACTGGACATGAGAAGGAACAAGGGGAAGaagcagagaaggaggaagtggaggttCCCTGCAGGGACAACCAGCCTGCAGGAAGCCTGAGGCAGGAGGAGCCGGGAGGAGAGCGGCCGTCGTCACATGACCACAGTGGCATGCAGGAAGAGGTCCAAGGGGAGGAGACTGAAGAAAGGActcaggaaaagagagagaggcttcCCCACATGACCGTCAACCAGGAAAGCCATGAAAGAGGGTCAGgtgtgtggagagaaaaatggGACGTCAAGTGTGACGTCacttgttgttttattattgcaaaataacaaaacacaataCAGCACATTTCAACACTGCAAAATAAGCAGACTCACATTCAGAATCGTTCGTTATAATCTGAGGCCGATAGCTGTAGTAAGTTCATCAACACCATTTACATGTATGCAGTGATAGAGCTCATGTGCATGATTTCTTTGTCTATGAACGCATCAGGTGCCTGCCTGGTGGAGCGATACCTGCGGAGGTCCTTCCCGAGGGGCTGGTCCACCTGCTCCTTCCCAGAGAGGGGCAGGGAGCGGCAGGTAGAGGAGCCCCGGGGGCCTGGGCCTTTCTACTTCTTTGGAGGAGCCAATGGGGCTGAAATGTAAGCagagaaatatgaaataaagaTCGTAAGGGGTTTTAATAAGGTGATGGATTCAAGATATTTCAAAAGCGTGATCACACTTTAAGTGAAGTTatctaattttaaaataaaggcTTTAGAAAGATGATGACCTCTAAGGAGAGACTTGTTTGTTTCATGCTGGCAGAACACCTTATTCACCTGCTGGATATTTTGTTTTGAGCCCATGAACCCTACTTTTACATGTGACCCCTGATCTCTGGATTGGTGTGTGATTAAAACAGAAGTGTGACTGGTTTCCTCTGGGACTTTTCCTTTAGAGTGAGCAGTTACTGTGAGAGCAGAGGATGGAAGAGGACTTACAACAAGCACAGGGAGGATTTCAAGCTCAAGTGGTGTGAAACCAAATCACCAGCGACCTACTGTAACTTCAGACAAGGTTCAGTAACTACTATAATAACCACAGGACATAATCTGAATGCTGTATGCCTTAGAAAACCTTTATCTCCAAAATATAAtttcttgtttcatttgtgtAGAAAAGAGGTTTATAGCCTTCCATTCATGTGTTGTTAACAGGTGAACAGCTGGTGTACCAGATCCCCAACAACAAGGTGCTCACCACTAAGATCGGCCTCCTCAGCAGCCTGCGGGAGTACGAGCGAGTCAGCAGCAAAGTCAACCACGGTCGAGGACTGAGGTGAAGTGGACAGCTGTACTCCTGCTGCCTATTCATCTTTTATCCAGAAAGGCCGTGTGTACTAAAAGCAGACAGATATAATAGTCTGTCATCTGTACAGAGTTTATAGCTGTGTGACAAATCTCCTAGCAACCATCTGGTCCCATCACGGTGGGTCAATAGAGGCCTGGCCCTGCAAATACTCACTGAAAGACATATCAGCCCGTGATACTATTTAATACACATGAACAAAGTGCATCATCAGAAATAGGCCTCCCATCTGAATCACACAAGCTTATGTGTGTTGATTAGTactatttcattattaatagtAAATGAATAGAGTTAATGCATCTGTCTTTTAAACTACTGCGTGAAATGTTTGGTGAAGAGAAGTAAGTCTTAAATATTGAAGAATTCCTTTTAGAGAATAAGACGTTCAAAGTCCTGACTGATTATTTAACCatgcagaacagaaaaaaaaacagacaaaacaaacaaacccactCCCACTTCCTCATCTAACCCCTGTTCACACTTGACGCAAGTTTCATTTGAAGGTTAAGGTACCCTGTTGAGTTTTTGGCCAGTAATTGTTGCGTGTTTTTACACATTGGTGCATGTTTGAATGTTATGCGTTCACATTAGGACAACAGTTTAtcgtatatatatatcaaatatgtCAATGTATCTGCAGTGGAAGTCGGTTTCACTGACATATCCATTGAAAACAACTGCTAGGCTCTGACAAGGGctgaaaatgctgaaaacagGTAATAAACAACAGATGAACCTACTTTGGATTAACTTAtcctaaagaaaaaaaaaattgtaaaatcaCAGATATGGCCCTTTAAGCAACTAATTTGTGGTTTAAGCTCAAACTTAACTTGaagtgatatttttattttacctttctTATATTCAgttcattgtctttttttgtaatCCTCCGCTGCTGAGGTCACACAGCCATTCACCTTGTTGTGCTGATCACCACAGGAGGCTGAAAATGGAGGAGTTCATTCCCACTACCTTCCGAATGGAcatgagggaagagagggaggcttTCTTTGCCAAGCACGAGGGTAAATTACACATCTCAACTGCGTTAACCTGCATCCtgatgcaacaacaacacaacactggtCCAACAGGATTTGTGTTTAGATAGCCGTCTCCAGCTTATAATAAGTCAAATCAAACTTGACCTGTTATGCGTCCAACAATGACATGAAACTGAATAGTTTGTGCTTGGCAGAGTTAAGACAACAGTTACCTTGGTGACTGTTTAATCAAGATGTTGAGAACGTTGGAAAATAATGCACTTCAGCTCCCATAAGGCCCTGATAAAATCACCAGGGGAACATGTTGTTGCCATAGAGATGAGTCAGCAGAGGGCAGGGCTGAGACGCAAACACAAGGAGAGACACTCAACAGGATCTGGATGtcgagctgctgcagcaccaggCAGGACTGAATACATCCAAtattaacactgaaaaacattttcactttgcTTTTAAGCACCGGAGATGAAACGATCCGCTGTTTTTTTTGATGTTTGTAGTGCAAGAGAGACACACGGCATTATGATAAGTAGTGCACAGGTTATGACAAACATGGTTATCGTTAAGTaaacaggacaaaaacacagacagctggtTTAGATGTGTGGGTGACGGACGATTCGTGGAGAAGAAGACGAGAAAAGAACAGATCAGaacagtaatagaaaaaaaaaaatcactgttcTCTATGGAAGTAGATTTACGGCTctataatgaaaaaaagtcaGTATAACGAGaaactttctcaaaataatgacttgccATAGCAAGATAGTCATTATAAAAACTTAGAGGATCTTTTTCTTCATCACAGTGGATTTTCATAGTTCTCCATCCTCCTGCTGTAAGCGCTGAATATGTTACTCCATAGTGAGCTGTAAATTGAGTTTTTTTCGACACTCATAACTCATTTTTAACTAGCACTACCACGTACAGTCGTAACTTGACATAATGTAGTGCTGAACtcaaagtatatatataaatagtaCTCATTAGACAGCTGAATAGTCCCCAATAGAGTTACATTATATTGtaggattattattactgattacTGATGCAAGCTGATTGAGGTGAAATTAAAGTTAACTAATTTATAGACTTTGACTTTATAGTCATTCATCATATTTCATGAGCTGATTATATGCTGTTCAATCCAACTACTATCATGTAAAcggaataaaaagtacaatgtttCTGTCCAAAATATAGTGGAGTATTATTAAGTAGCTGAAAATGGAAGTACTCAAGTTAAGTGCCAGTTGCATAGAACTGCATagagtacttgagtaaatgtacttttcacTAACTGTATAATGTTAATCTACACACACAACTAAAGAATTTCCTCGTGCGATTTTTGAGGACACAATTTGTACATTTCTTAgatttgaacacaaacaaagtggTGGAAAGTACACGATGCACTAAAGAGTGAATATGGAATGATTTCAGACACcatataaatacattataaCTGAATAAAGAAGGTAACACAAGACCACACCACACTAGAAGACTAAATGCAATTTATGAAACATTAAAGAACAAGCAGTGAACATACAACAGTGTTGACCTGAGAAGTCTCATTCGCAACATTTCTAAACAGAGGAGGACTTTATATTTCATATGTCATTAGTTGGTTGATTTACCTGACCTAACTTGATGTCACCAGGTGTGAGCAACAATGAGAGCCACATGTGGATCTGTAAACCCACGGGTCTGAACCAGGGCAGAGGGATCTTTCTTCTGAGGAGTCAGGACGACGTAGCCGCCTTCAGACTGAAGCTGCAGCACGCCGAGGACAGCAAGGCCAACAGGAAGACGTACCTCCGCCAGCCCCAGGCTCGCATTGTCCAACAGTGGGTAGACGCACTAGTTTATTGTTAAAAGAAACATCATGACACATTTTATGTCTCCAAAAAGGCAAGTTTCACAGATGTatgaaaatatcttaaaaacatacatacaagaGCAAAATACAGAAGGCTGCCTGACTATGGAGTACTAAAATCTGAGAAAGTGTAGTAATCATTTGGACAAATTTGTCTCAGCAATTGTCTACCGTACTCATCAGCTACTTGTTGATGCATCAGACTCACCATGGAATATTTAATGTAGGTGTTGACACAGTTTTGATGTGGATGCATTTCTGCAGTTACATCCAGAGGCCGCTGCTTCTGAAAGGGAAGAAGTTTGATGTGCGCTCTTACCTTCTGATTGCCTGCACTGCTCCTTATATGGTCTTCTTTCGCCATGGATATGTGCGCCTGAGCTGTGACCTCTACGACCCCACCTCTAACAACCTCTCTGCCCACCTGACCAATCAGGTACACCTTAAAGGATATATTaaggtttgaaatgactggtagatcACATCTCTGCAATAGCTGCAATGCCATCCTACGGGCACAGATCAAAGCActtccactaaaagtgcttaaTTTTGCCACTGACACTTTACataaaggatccctacagagacagatctttgtttttgtcaatcgAGTCTGGTCTGAGCAATGCAACGGATATTTCTGGTGAAGCGAAAAGGATCTTACAGCTCTATATCTGTAGGGATCCCTTCTGTAaggttgtcagacacttcaaataacaatctcagcctatcagtggcaaaaacaagcatttttagaGGACAATCCAAGGATTATAGTGTAGTTTGCTCTCTGCCTGCTCTCATCTGTCGgtggaggtgatctactggatcagttCCAACACATTTTGTAACTACCAGTAAAGATACTGTTGATACAgtttaaaatactgaaattCTGACCCTTAATAGTCCACAGGCTGCCAAAACATCCAGGGTTAACCGGCACATCAAAATTTAAAGGAAAGGATCATAACTTTTGTGAGCTCTGAGACAGGACTTTTCTTAAAAATTAACCAAGAATTCTCACACTGGTTTTAAATACCTGCAGTGATGTTAGATTGAGTCACTGGTAGGAAATTAGGCAGTTGTATAAAACATCTCCATGATACATCCTGTTAAAATAGATTAGGAAATGGGTCGTGCCAAGGGCGGCTTAACACAGTCAGACCACTGACGTATGCAGTGAAAAAAACAGTCCATGCTATGTTAAATGTATGGCCTTTGTGTTTCTGCCAGGAAAACTAATAAGCTgcactgaaaaataacaatgaCACTCTGTCACCACCAGTATGCCTgcaatgaataaaaagaagtgGGAATGAAGAAGCacttcttttgtttccttttggtACAACACAGTATTTTAAGGGAGAAACAGCAGAAGAGATGAGGACTAACATTGatatgactttttattttttggagtTTAAAGACTGGCTGAAAGGCTGATTAAGCTGTTTAATGTCAACCATGCAAACACAATGACCTGCAAATTAAAAAGGGCAAAATAATTACTGATGACACTGAAGAGATTTTTCATCCCACCCTCTTTACATGCGTATCACCATTATTTCCACAGAGGTTGAATAGATGGAGCATTAGCTGTGGCACTAACTGTCTCTCTGCTTCATGTGTCTCTGGGCCCCCTGCTGTCCGTCTCCAGTACATGCAGAAGAAGAACCCTCTGTACAGCCAGCTGAAGGAGGACACTGTGTGGTCCATGGAGAGCTTCAACACCTACGTCAACGAAAGGTTTCGGGTTGCCAAGGGTCTGCCCAGGGACTGGGTGCTGGGCGACTTTGCAGTGAGTGCAGCTGCGTGTTGCAGCTCTCTGGGACCAATTACCTTTATAATGATGGTTGTTGGCGCTTGCATTTAATTGAGATTGTGGTTGGGTTTGGATGATCTCACTCCTGTCTGAGGATACATAATGTTATTACTAAAACGAAATATCACATGCTGTTTGGTGGCTGTTTTCATCCATAGTGCAATACGGTACAACAGTTAACtgtaaaatgcaaacatttttatcatcacctGCTAGAGGGAAAACTCAAACTCTGATAGTGACACACATCaaagtatatacaaaaaacaaaatgtagctGTTTGCGTCAACAGAAACCTGCTATTGAGTCACTTCAGTATTTTGGTTCGAGCTCAGAGGTGACACATTTGCAGAAAGCTGCATtacacactgctgtgtgctgtcgtgttgcattatgggaggtgtaggattcagtgtttttacagcttAAATCATATAAGAGTCTAAAATTCAGggtatcttttttttaattcttttttaaatctgtttcagAATTCTCccaactttatttaaatgtaatacaCGATTCTTCACAGTGACAATACAACTTATAGTACTGCACTAACACAGTGGGGCTTAGTATTTCCTTAACTGTTTGCTGATAAGATACTAGTGAGACTCAGTAATAATCCTAAAGCTGCGCTAATccatatttttaattaatctacTCAGAGTTTTAGCTTCGTGTAGcttcttgttttggttttccggCCCACAAATTTGTCTTTCATCATCCTcgtctccagcagcagctgttttctgctAAAAACCTCTGATAAACCTGCTGTACGCTACCcacccagcaccaaacagcacacagacagttCGCTATATTCAGGTGGCTTCATGCCTCCAAATGAATGGCACCattgctccatgtctgctgggTGTGTAACTAGGAAGTTGTTTGCTAACACATTTGCCATAAGAGATTTCTATGGTGATCATACTTATCTATTAGATTAATACAGCTAAATTGTTTCACAAGAAGACAAAACCAGTCATCAGCAAATACTGTAAAtcataaaatcattaaaaaaaagacgaATAAATTATCTTTCTGTCTTGAAGAAATCCACCCTCACATTctcatatatatacacatatatatgtatatatatgtgtatatatatatatatatatatatatgtgtgtgtgtgtatatatatatatatatatatatatatatatatatatatatatatatatatattgctcactgcttgtttttttaCCTTCCATCCGGCAGACGCGCATGCAGCAGATCATGACGCAGTGTTTCTTTGCAGTCAAATCCAAGTTAGACCGCCGACTGGGCTTCTTCGACCTGATTGGCTGCGACTTCATGGTTGACGAGGACTTCAAGGTGGGTGAGACGCTGCTGGATGTCTGAACGGTGGTCAGCGGTTAACGTGTGCATCAATGTGCATGTTTCTGGACTAGTCATGTCTTAACATGCTCCTAATAGGTATGGCTGCTGGAGATGAACTGTAATCCAGCTCTCCATACGAACTGTGAAGTGCTGAA
This sequence is a window from Pempheris klunzingeri isolate RE-2024b chromosome 11, fPemKlu1.hap1, whole genome shotgun sequence. Protein-coding genes within it:
- the ttll10 gene encoding protein polyglycylase TTLL10, giving the protein MCVTLELQHVMSSESWVEPRSEGQTEETGHEKEQGEEAEKEEVEVPCRDNQPAGSLRQEEPGGERPSSHDHSGMQEEVQGEETEERTQEKRERLPHMTVNQESHERGSGACLVERYLRRSFPRGWSTCSFPERGRERQVEEPRGPGPFYFFGGANGAEIVSSYCESRGWKRTYNKHREDFKLKWCETKSPATYCNFRQGEQLVYQIPNNKVLTTKIGLLSSLREYERVSSKVNHGRGLRRLKMEEFIPTTFRMDMREEREAFFAKHEGVSNNESHMWICKPTGLNQGRGIFLLRSQDDVAAFRLKLQHAEDSKANRKTYLRQPQARIVQHYIQRPLLLKGKKFDVRSYLLIACTAPYMVFFRHGYVRLSCDLYDPTSNNLSAHLTNQYMQKKNPLYSQLKEDTVWSMESFNTYVNERFRVAKGLPRDWVLGDFATRMQQIMTQCFFAVKSKLDRRLGFFDLIGCDFMVDEDFKVWLLEMNCNPALHTNCEVLKEVIPTAVTETLDLTLEVFNKCRLRQKILPLASQREFVLLYNGVHPPDSVLQSNTNRELNQKSTKKTEPRGCKAGTEGKMVPSASPENLSGRGEGRSSSKSYHHPTTTTSTATSSPHQTSPPVQGPSHQTVRNKNLRPRVELRPSKCTLHHHVKAADDAKMRIFMSLSSPALSGGISVCGSPEATTPVPRHAGCPAHENKHERGVDAKSLVCETKEEL